The following are encoded together in the Paraburkholderia sp. BL10I2N1 genome:
- a CDS encoding amidase family protein, translating to MTENANLVSRSAVDLRRMIGAKEISPVELLDACIERIETINPAVNAVTATCYPQAREAAKAAERQVLKGEPLGLLHGLPLGVKDLEDTAGLLTTYGSPMSRGNVPAHDVVLVERLRAAGAILVAKTNVPELGAGANTRNAVWGATGNPFNPELNAGGSSGGSAAALACDMLPVCTGSDTGGSLRIPASKCGVVGFRPSAGLVPNSRRLLGWTPIPVVGPMGRTVAETALQLAATAGLSSGDPLSYEVDPLAFAMPAPLDLSSLRVGWTEDFGSCDVDDAIRAVFRSRIDAIAPMVRTCEGVAFDLGDVHRCFDVIRAESFVAGLRDAYSRDPGALGPNTRANYEMGAKMSLADSAWAQAEQTRIFKRFQAAFDRYDVILSPTTPVSPFPWQQLYAAQINGREQENYYRWLALTYVVTLTTHPALSLPCGVDHAGMPFGLQIVGPYRGDRKTLAVALAFEQAFDASPALRRPCPDLSKLAQPTPSLKSIVTAPPLFHSTGESHAGTSAV from the coding sequence ATGACTGAGAACGCCAATCTGGTCAGCCGCTCTGCCGTCGATTTGCGCCGGATGATCGGCGCCAAAGAGATTTCGCCGGTCGAGCTGCTCGACGCCTGCATCGAGCGCATAGAAACGATCAACCCTGCGGTTAACGCGGTGACCGCGACCTGCTATCCACAAGCGCGCGAAGCCGCGAAAGCCGCCGAGCGTCAAGTGTTGAAAGGCGAACCGCTCGGCCTGCTGCACGGCTTGCCGCTCGGCGTGAAGGATCTCGAAGACACAGCCGGCCTCCTGACAACATATGGCTCGCCCATGTCGCGCGGCAATGTACCGGCACACGACGTCGTGCTGGTCGAACGGCTGCGCGCGGCTGGTGCGATTCTGGTCGCGAAAACCAATGTGCCGGAACTCGGAGCGGGCGCGAATACGCGCAATGCGGTTTGGGGCGCCACCGGCAATCCGTTCAATCCGGAACTGAACGCGGGCGGCTCGTCAGGTGGATCGGCGGCGGCGCTCGCGTGCGACATGCTACCCGTGTGCACCGGTTCGGATACCGGCGGCTCACTGCGTATTCCTGCGTCGAAATGCGGCGTGGTCGGCTTCCGCCCGTCTGCCGGACTGGTGCCCAATTCGCGGCGGCTGCTCGGCTGGACGCCAATCCCGGTAGTCGGCCCGATGGGGCGCACCGTCGCTGAAACCGCGCTGCAACTGGCCGCGACCGCCGGCCTTTCCTCCGGCGACCCGCTTAGCTACGAAGTCGATCCGCTCGCCTTCGCGATGCCTGCGCCGCTCGACCTTTCGTCACTGCGCGTGGGCTGGACCGAAGACTTCGGCAGTTGCGACGTCGACGACGCCATCCGTGCCGTCTTCCGCTCGCGCATCGACGCGATCGCGCCGATGGTCCGCACCTGCGAAGGGGTCGCGTTCGATCTGGGCGATGTGCACCGCTGCTTCGATGTGATTCGCGCGGAGAGCTTCGTCGCGGGCTTGCGCGACGCGTACTCGCGTGACCCCGGCGCGCTCGGCCCGAACACCCGGGCGAACTACGAGATGGGCGCGAAAATGTCCCTCGCCGACAGCGCGTGGGCGCAAGCCGAACAGACGCGCATCTTCAAGCGTTTCCAGGCCGCGTTCGACCGCTACGACGTGATCCTTTCGCCGACCACGCCCGTGTCGCCGTTTCCCTGGCAGCAACTCTATGCGGCACAGATCAACGGTCGCGAGCAGGAAAATTACTACCGGTGGCTCGCGCTCACCTATGTGGTCACGCTGACGACACACCCCGCCTTGTCCCTGCCGTGCGGTGTCGATCACGCGGGCATGCCATTCGGATTGCAGATCGTCGGGCCGTATCGTGGCGACCGCAAGACCCTCGCGGTGGCGCTTGCGTTCGAACAAGCTTTCGACGCATCGCCGGCGCTGCGCCGCCCGTGTCCCGACCTGTCAAAGCTCGCGCAGCCTACGCCCTCGCTGAAGTCGATCGTAACGGCGCCACCCCTTTTCCACTCAACCGGTGAAAGTCATGCCGGTACTTCGGCGGTTTAA
- a CDS encoding RidA family protein, with amino-acid sequence MSNEIKRLQTNARMSQVVIANGIVHLAGQVPDTADAPITVQTTEILKRIDALLAAAGVDKTRLVTANIWLSDPKHFDEFNAVWDAWVPAGHAPARACVQALLMKAGLDVEVAVTALA; translated from the coding sequence ATGTCCAACGAAATCAAACGCCTGCAGACCAACGCCCGGATGAGCCAGGTGGTGATCGCCAATGGCATCGTCCATCTGGCCGGCCAGGTGCCCGACACGGCAGACGCGCCGATCACTGTTCAGACGACCGAAATCCTCAAGCGGATCGACGCGTTGCTTGCAGCTGCCGGCGTCGACAAGACGCGTCTCGTTACAGCCAATATCTGGCTGAGCGACCCGAAGCATTTCGACGAATTCAACGCCGTGTGGGACGCATGGGTGCCAGCCGGCCATGCACCTGCGCGCGCATGCGTACAGGCGCTGCTGATGAAGGCCGGCCTCGACGTGGAAGTGGCGGTAACGGCGCTGGCGTAA
- a CDS encoding FAD-dependent oxidoreductase — MKFDTVVLGGGIVGVSVAVHLQLRGRAVALIDRKRPGNETSFGNAGLIQREGVYPYAFPRALSTLMQYARNRSLDVRYHPSAMPRLAPFLYRYWHHSHPARHAAIARSYATLIEHCVSEHRALAEAAGASALIRRSGWMKIFRSAAKQDEETRTAQRWNDEFGVTFESLDAAQLRQVEPSLSPSLLGALRYTASDSVSDPNALATAYASYFERLGGRFLSGDATSLEPGWTVNTDHGRIEARSAVVAMGPWSDLLSTKLGYRLPLAVKRGYHMHYAADGDARLNHPVVDVENGYLITPMARGIRLTTGVELGHRDAPRTPDQLTAVEPIARRLFPLGARIDDEPWMGSRPCTPDMMPIIGPARRHKDLWFAFGHAHHGLTLGPITGRMIAEMMTGSDLTVDPSPFRVDRF; from the coding sequence ATGAAATTCGACACGGTCGTACTGGGCGGCGGCATAGTGGGCGTTTCGGTGGCAGTGCATCTGCAGCTACGAGGCCGGGCGGTCGCCCTCATCGACCGAAAGCGGCCGGGCAACGAGACGTCTTTCGGCAATGCCGGGCTGATCCAGCGCGAAGGTGTTTATCCGTACGCGTTCCCGCGCGCGCTCAGCACGCTGATGCAATACGCGCGTAACCGCTCGCTCGATGTGCGCTATCACCCGAGCGCAATGCCGAGACTCGCGCCGTTTCTCTACCGCTACTGGCATCACTCACATCCTGCCCGCCATGCGGCGATCGCGCGATCGTACGCGACGCTGATCGAGCATTGCGTCAGCGAGCATCGCGCGCTCGCCGAAGCGGCTGGCGCAAGTGCGCTCATACGCCGGTCCGGCTGGATGAAGATTTTTCGCAGCGCTGCGAAGCAGGACGAAGAAACACGCACTGCGCAGCGCTGGAACGATGAATTCGGCGTCACGTTCGAGTCGCTCGACGCCGCGCAATTGAGGCAGGTCGAGCCGAGTCTGAGTCCGTCTCTGCTCGGCGCATTGCGCTATACGGCATCAGATTCGGTCAGCGACCCGAATGCGCTCGCCACCGCGTACGCGAGCTATTTCGAGAGGCTCGGTGGACGCTTTCTGTCCGGCGACGCGACGTCGCTCGAACCCGGGTGGACAGTGAACACTGATCATGGCCGAATCGAAGCGCGCTCTGCGGTAGTGGCAATGGGACCGTGGTCGGATCTGCTCAGCACGAAACTCGGCTACCGGCTGCCGCTTGCGGTGAAACGCGGCTATCACATGCACTACGCGGCAGACGGCGACGCGCGCCTCAACCATCCGGTAGTGGATGTCGAGAACGGTTATCTGATCACGCCAATGGCGCGCGGCATACGGCTCACCACCGGCGTCGAACTCGGGCATCGGGACGCGCCGAGGACGCCCGACCAGCTCACAGCGGTCGAACCGATCGCACGCAGGCTATTTCCGCTCGGCGCACGCATCGACGACGAGCCGTGGATGGGCAGCCGTCCGTGTACGCCCGACATGATGCCGATTATCGGGCCGGCAAGGCGTCATAAGGACCTCTGGTTCGCCTTTGGCCATGCGCACCACGGTCTCACGCTCGGTCCGATCACGGGGCGCATGATTGCAGAGATGATGACTGGCTCGGATCTGACTGTCGATCCCTCTCCGTTCCGGGTGGACCGGTTTTAG
- a CDS encoding IS66 family transposase yields the protein MNLPANLDALSPDELRTLAAQLMAQVGENERELRYRKTRIDQLTHEIAVLRRLHFGKRSEQLNAEQLSLLNEAIDADLAALEIELEQLQPDTPPDKQRQKPRRTPLPPHLPRTDIHHEPDDKTCSCGCQRVRIGEDVSEKLDYTPGVFTVERHIRGKWACKACETLIQAPVPPHVIDKGIPTAGLLAQVLVAKYGDHLPLYRQERIFERAGLAIPQSTLGEWVGVCGVRLQPLVDALRDELLQQGVLHADETPVQMLVPGKGKTQRAYVWAYATTQFADVRAVVYEFADSRAGEHARTFLGKWRGKLVCDDYSAYKAGFELGITEIGCAAHARRKFFELYANHKSQIAEQALKYFVALYDVERDVADLKPDRRCIERQERARPIADALHAWMTGQRKLVSEGSAIARALDYSLKRWDALTRYLVDGHVPIDNNWLENQIRPWALGRANWLFAGSLRAGQRAAAIMSLIRSAQLNGHDPYVYLKDVLNRLPTHRADHIAQLLPHRWAPITA from the coding sequence ATGAACCTGCCCGCCAACCTCGACGCTCTGAGCCCCGACGAACTGCGCACACTGGCTGCGCAGTTGATGGCTCAGGTCGGCGAGAACGAGCGGGAACTGCGCTACCGTAAGACGCGCATCGACCAGCTCACACACGAGATTGCCGTGCTCAGGCGTCTGCATTTCGGCAAGCGCAGCGAGCAGCTCAACGCCGAGCAACTGAGTCTGCTCAATGAGGCGATCGATGCCGATCTGGCAGCACTCGAAATCGAACTTGAGCAGTTGCAGCCGGATACACCACCGGATAAGCAACGACAGAAGCCCAGGCGCACACCGCTGCCTCCGCACTTGCCGCGCACCGACATCCACCATGAACCCGACGACAAGACGTGCTCCTGCGGTTGCCAGCGAGTGCGTATCGGCGAGGACGTCAGCGAGAAGCTGGACTATACGCCGGGCGTGTTCACGGTCGAGCGGCACATTCGCGGCAAGTGGGCCTGCAAGGCGTGCGAAACGCTGATTCAGGCGCCTGTTCCGCCTCATGTGATCGACAAGGGCATCCCTACCGCCGGCTTGCTCGCGCAAGTGCTGGTCGCCAAATACGGCGATCACTTGCCGCTGTACCGTCAGGAACGCATCTTCGAACGCGCGGGTCTTGCAATTCCCCAATCAACGCTTGGCGAGTGGGTTGGCGTTTGCGGCGTGCGGTTGCAGCCGCTAGTCGACGCGCTGCGCGACGAGCTTCTGCAACAGGGTGTGCTGCACGCCGATGAGACGCCGGTGCAAATGCTGGTTCCCGGTAAAGGAAAAACGCAACGCGCCTATGTATGGGCGTATGCCACCACGCAGTTCGCCGACGTGCGCGCAGTGGTCTATGAATTCGCGGATAGCCGTGCTGGCGAACATGCTCGCACGTTCCTCGGCAAATGGCGTGGCAAGCTGGTGTGTGATGATTACAGCGCCTATAAAGCCGGATTCGAGCTGGGCATCACTGAAATCGGCTGCGCGGCACATGCCAGGAGGAAGTTCTTCGAACTGTACGCCAACCACAAGAGCCAGATCGCGGAACAGGCCCTGAAATACTTCGTCGCGCTATACGACGTCGAGCGCGACGTTGCAGACCTGAAGCCCGATCGAAGATGTATCGAGCGCCAAGAGCGAGCGCGACCCATTGCCGATGCATTGCATGCCTGGATGACCGGTCAGCGCAAACTGGTCTCCGAGGGATCGGCGATCGCCAGGGCACTCGACTACAGCCTCAAGCGATGGGACGCGCTTACACGCTACCTGGTCGATGGGCATGTGCCCATCGACAACAACTGGCTGGAAAATCAGATTCGTCCATGGGCCCTGGGAAGGGCGAACTGGCTCTTCGCGGGCTCTTTGCGTGCGGGCCAACGTGCAGCCGCGATTATGAGCCTGATTCGATCAGCGCAGCTCAACGGCCATGATCCATACGTCTACCTGAAAGACGTACTGAATCGCTTGCCAACGCATCGCGCCGACCACATCGCTCAGCTACTGCCTCATCGCTGGGCGCCGATCACCGCCTGA
- the tnpB gene encoding IS66 family insertion sequence element accessory protein TnpB (TnpB, as the term is used for proteins encoded by IS66 family insertion elements, is considered an accessory protein, since TnpC, encoded by a neighboring gene, is a DDE family transposase.) gives MIRIEAIWLATEPIDMRAGIDTVLARVVKVFGAARPHHAYLFANKHSTRMKVLVYDGFGIWLAARRLNKGRFIWTNGDQAIATALNPEQLRALVTGLPWQTLTHDHAITVV, from the coding sequence ATGATCCGCATCGAGGCGATCTGGCTGGCGACGGAGCCCATCGATATGCGCGCCGGCATCGACACGGTCCTGGCGCGTGTGGTCAAGGTGTTCGGCGCGGCACGTCCGCACCACGCCTACCTGTTCGCCAATAAGCATTCGACGCGCATGAAGGTACTGGTGTACGACGGGTTCGGTATCTGGTTGGCTGCGCGTCGCCTGAACAAGGGGCGGTTCATCTGGACGAATGGGGACCAGGCGATCGCCACCGCGCTCAATCCCGAGCAGTTGCGAGCGCTCGTGACCGGACTACCGTGGCAGACGCTCACACACGATCACGCGATTACGGTCGTGTAA
- a CDS encoding transposase, with translation MNENEVGSEVVQPRRRRRHSKEFKEKVIRAAMQPNVSIAAVALHYQLNANLLRRWVAAQEEQDLAREARQSMSVPPAEFVPLQLQAPGAVPASTEIQIEVRRGAATVMVRWPLCAAADCAAWLQGWLR, from the coding sequence ATGAACGAAAATGAAGTGGGTTCTGAAGTGGTGCAGCCGAGGCGGCGCCGTCGGCACAGCAAGGAGTTCAAGGAGAAGGTGATTCGTGCGGCGATGCAGCCGAATGTGTCAATCGCTGCGGTCGCGCTGCATTACCAGTTGAATGCGAATTTGTTGCGCCGATGGGTGGCTGCACAGGAGGAACAGGACCTCGCACGTGAGGCGCGCCAGTCGATGAGCGTGCCGCCGGCGGAGTTCGTTCCGCTGCAACTGCAGGCGCCGGGCGCGGTGCCCGCTTCGACGGAGATTCAGATCGAGGTGCGCCGGGGAGCGGCGACCGTCATGGTGCGCTGGCCGCTTTGTGCCGCAGCCGATTGCGCCGCCTGGTTGCAAGGGTGGCTGCGATGA
- a CDS encoding phosphonate degradation HD-domain oxygenase, whose translation MALSLDDIRTLFEQHGNLVYSGEPVTQLEHALQSGALAEEERASDELVAAAFLHDLGHLLNRQGETPTARGVDDLHQYFVSPFLRAVLPEAVLEPIRLHVDAKRCLCAVDATYYGLLSADSVRSLELQGGSYSPDEAQAFLQKPYAEDALRLRKWDDRAKEANRSTPDIEHYLRVVERVMEKQLPV comes from the coding sequence GTGGCTTTGAGTCTGGACGACATCCGTACGCTCTTCGAGCAACACGGCAACCTGGTTTATAGCGGCGAGCCGGTGACGCAACTTGAACATGCGCTGCAGAGCGGTGCGCTCGCTGAGGAGGAACGCGCAAGCGACGAGCTGGTCGCGGCGGCATTCCTGCATGACCTTGGGCATCTGCTGAACCGGCAGGGAGAAACGCCGACGGCGCGCGGCGTCGACGATCTTCACCAGTATTTCGTATCGCCTTTCCTGCGGGCGGTCTTGCCGGAAGCCGTATTGGAGCCGATCCGCTTGCACGTGGATGCAAAGCGCTGTCTGTGCGCGGTCGACGCAACGTACTATGGGCTGCTGTCGGCGGATTCGGTTCGCAGCCTGGAGTTGCAGGGCGGGAGCTACAGCCCGGATGAGGCGCAAGCTTTTCTGCAGAAGCCTTACGCGGAAGACGCCCTGCGCCTGCGCAAGTGGGACGACCGGGCGAAAGAAGCGAACCGATCGACGCCGGATATCGAGCACTATCTACGCGTCGTCGAGCGGGTGATGGAGAAGCAACTGCCTGTCTGA